A segment of the Manis javanica isolate MJ-LG chromosome 17, MJ_LKY, whole genome shotgun sequence genome:
cagtgttctaagcaCTGCGGATACCACATCTCAGTGAGCAAAACAGAGGGCCCTGCCTGTGTGGACCTTTCATCTAGCTGGGGAGGCAAGTTACTGAATAAGAAGTATGCCAAGGCTCAGAAGGGGAGTGAGTGCCCTGGAGGAAAATCCAGCAGgaagggggatggggagggcctGGTGAGGTTTAAGTAGGGTCGTCTGGTAAGGCCTTACTGGGAAGGGACATCGAAGTAAAGACAAGACGGAGGCACGAGAGTTGCAGGTGGAGAGGACTCTGTGAGTAGACAGAACAGTGAGGACAAAAGCCCCGAGGACAAAAGCCGGACAACAGAAAGGTCACGGGCCAGAGCAGCCACTGCTGGGATGGTGGTAGATAAGTTCTGAGAAACCTGCTGGGGCCACCGTATAGGGTCTGGAAGGCCATGGGGAAGACTTCGGCTTTTAGAGCCTTATCAGCTGGGGTGCATCTGAGCAAGAGAAcacaaaaatgattattttctaaattgtcCCAAGAAAGAAGCAATTTAAATGCCtggaaaaatgttcatttaaCTCATGTGCAGCAGGTGCCTAAGGGCTTTGGGGCTTAGTTCTTTCCAGGTAACCTTGGTCCAGAAGGCTGTGGTGGTGGTCAGAACAGGAGAGGGCCAGGTACTGACTTCCATTTTAACAGCATCTCTAGTTTACCGTGTGGTGGCCTGGAGGCTGGCTGGGCCACTTGCAAGGTTGATGGTGGCTGGGACCAGGGTGGCAGGGATGAGAAGAGATTGGATTCAGTTGAAGGATTGGATGTGAGTCCTGAGGAAAACAGGAGCAGAGATGCTTGGCTGGTAGGATGGGGTTGTCATTCATGTGTCCAGGGAAGCCTTTCTAGGAGCCTCCTGTATGCACAGCTCTGTGTTTTGGGCAGGAACCATGAGGCAAATAGACCCTTTCCTTGggggtgcaggggtgggggtggggtggaggttgGTATTCTGTGACTCTCTCTCTTACCTTAAGCCTGATGTGGTGAAGACAGTGGAGAGGGTGAGACAGGTAGAGGACAGTTCTCTGGAAGACAGGACTGCCTCCTTGCCGATGATGGGACAGCAGAGCTCCACTGAGTAGCCTGTGGCTGCTCCAGGCTGCCCTTCTTCCCCTGCATTCCCATCCCCTGTGTCCAGCCGACTCCCACAGTGTGGGGGGGCCCTATCCAAGGAGGCCCAGCCAGGCCTGAGGCCTTCTCTGGGGAAGCAGGCCAGGGAGGTCTTCAGAGGTGGACTGCCTCCTTGCAACCCCCACTGTCTCCCCTGGCAGCGGCTGATTGACAAGACCAAGGTGACGTATCTGAAGTGGCTGCCTGAGTCGGAGAGCCTGTTCCTGGCCTCACATGCCAGTGGCCACCTGTACCTGTACAACGTCAGCCACCCGTGCGCCTCGGCCCCGCCGCAGTACAGCTTGCTGAAGCAGGGGGAGGGCTTTGCCGTCTACGCCGCCAAGAGCAAGGCACCGCGCAACCCGCTGGCCAAGTGGGCAGTGGGCGAGGGGCCCCTCAATGAGTTTGCCTTCTCACCTGACGGCCGGCACCTGGCCTGCGTTAGCCAGGATGGCTGCCTGCGCATCTTCCACTTCGACTCCATGCTCCTGCGGGGGCTCATGAAGAGCTACTTTGGGGGCTTGCTCTGTGTGTGCTGGAGCCCAGACGGGCGCTATGTCGTCACGGGGGGTGAAGATGACCTGGTCACTGTGTGGTCCTTCACTGAAGGCCGTGTGGTGGCCCGTGGCCATGGCCACAAGTCCTGGGTCAATGCTGTGGCCTTTGACCCCTACACCACGAGGGCAGAGGAGGTGGCAGTGGCAGCCAGTGGTGACATGGAGCGGAGCtgcgaggaggaggaggagcctgagGCTGTGGGCACAAGCTCGGGCGGGGgagctcccctctcccctctgcccaaAGCCAGCCCCATCACCTACCGCTTCGGCTCAGCCGGCCAGGACACACAGTTCTGCCTGTGGGACCTCACTGAGGATGTGCTgtatccccacccacccctggccCGCACCCGAACCCTTCCCGGCACGCCTGGCACCACACCGCCTGCCACCAGCAGCTCGCAGCCTGGTGAGCCAGGCTCTGGCCCGCTGCCCCGCTCGCTGTCCCGCTCCAACAGCCTCCCACACCCGGCGGGCAGCGGCAAGGCGGGCAGCGCCAGCACAGCGACTGAGCCGGGCACGCCGTTCAGCATTGGCCGCTTTGCCACACTCACGCTGCAGGAGCGGCGGGACCGGGGAGCCGAGAAAGAGCACAAGCGCTACCATAGCCTGGGCAACATCAGCCGGGGCGGTGGTGGGGGCACGGGCGGGGGGGACAAGCCCAGTGGCCCTGCCCCCCGCAGCCGGCTGGACCCAGCCAAGGTGCTGGGCACAGCGCTGTGCCCGCGCATCCATGAGGTGCCGCTGCTGGAGCCCCTGGTGTGCAAGAAGATCGCCCAGGAGCGGCTCACGGTCCTCCTCTTCCTGGAGGACTGCATCATCACCGCCTGCCAGGAGGGCCTCATCTGCACCTGGGCCCGGCCCGGCAAGGCGGTGAGTCACTCCACACCTGCCAGCCTGGGACCCAGGAAGAGGCGGGCATTGGCAGAGGGGTTTGTACTGTCACATCCCCTAGCCCTGTGGAATGAGGGCAAGCAGGGAAATTTTAGTGCCCCAGAACACTAAGACTTCTCAGATCTTAAAAGAGTTAATGGGCTTCTAAAACTCCTGGTCACAGTCAGCAGAGTGGGCCGGGTTAGAGACAGTTGGGGGTGGTGAGGATCATGGCCCACTATCTGAGGGGCAGCCAGTGGGCCCAGCATGGCCAGCTTTTAATGTCTGTCACTCAAAGCTGAATCCATGTTCTGCAGAAAATGATTTTTGCATGGTTACCTCTTGAATATTGCCAGTCAAGCTCAATAGACAGGATCGAGCCTGTGGGCTCAGCTTCCAATGTGGGTCTCAGACTCCAGATCTGAGCCCACAGCTGATAGCACGGCTGGAAGAATCCCAAGCTGGGGTTCCAGCCCTGTATTTTGCTccccatgtgaccttgggcaaatcactgcCCATCACTGGCCTCTGTCACCTCTTAGGACAGGGCAGGTTGAAGATGGTCAGTGCGTGGATATGCATACCTCCTGGAGTGGCCGTGAGGTTCAGGAAGGTCCCAGTGGGTGAAACACAGGCCTGGCTTGGCACTTTGGAGCTGTGTTCGCAGATGGCTTGGCTCCCCTGTGTTTGGACTCCAGTGCCCAGGAAGTTAGATCTGAGGGCCGAGACGTGGTTCCTCAGAAAATCAGTTTTGACATCATAGGGTCCTGAATCCTTAGAACTTAAGAGCACAGTCTCAGAGCCTCAGAGGCAGGGGCCTCTGGGATTTGGGGTCTGACAAGTCCTGAAAAAGAcccctctgtctccttagttcacagatg
Coding sequences within it:
- the DMWD gene encoding dystrophia myotonica WD repeat-containing protein isoform X1 yields the protein MAAGGAEGGSGPGAAMGDCAEIKSQFRTREGFYKLLPGDGAARRSGPASAQPPAPPQPPQPPPGPASASGPGAAGPAQSPPPAGPGPGPALPAVRLSLVRLGEPDCAGTGEPPATPAGLGAGGDRVCFNLGRELYFYPGCCRRGSQRSIDLNKPIDKRIYKGTQPTCHDFNQFTAATETISLLVGFSAGQVQYLDLIKKDTSKLFNEERLIDKTKVTYLKWLPESESLFLASHASGHLYLYNVSHPCASAPPQYSLLKQGEGFAVYAAKSKAPRNPLAKWAVGEGPLNEFAFSPDGRHLACVSQDGCLRIFHFDSMLLRGLMKSYFGGLLCVCWSPDGRYVVTGGEDDLVTVWSFTEGRVVARGHGHKSWVNAVAFDPYTTRAEEVAVAASGDMERSCEEEEEPEAVGTSSGGGAPLSPLPKASPITYRFGSAGQDTQFCLWDLTEDVLYPHPPLARTRTLPGTPGTTPPATSSSQPGEPGSGPLPRSLSRSNSLPHPAGSGKAGSASTATEPGTPFSIGRFATLTLQERRDRGAEKEHKRYHSLGNISRGGGGGTGGGDKPSGPAPRSRLDPAKVLGTALCPRIHEVPLLEPLVCKKIAQERLTVLLFLEDCIITACQEGLICTWARPGKAFTDEETEAQTGEGGWPRSPSKSVVEGISSQPGNSPSGTVV
- the DMWD gene encoding dystrophia myotonica WD repeat-containing protein isoform X2, which gives rise to MAAGGAEGGSGPGAAMGDCAEIKSQFRTREGFYKLLPGDGAARRSGPASAQPPAPPQPPQPPPGPASASGPGAAGPAQSPPPAGPGPGPALPAVRLSLVRLGEPDCAGTGEPPATPAGLGAGGDRVCFNLGRELYFYPGCCRRGSQRSIDLNKPIDKRIYKGTQPTCHDFNQFTAATETISLLVGFSAGQVQYLDLIKKDTSKLFNEERLIDKTKVTYLKWLPESESLFLASHASGHLYLYNVSHPCASAPPQYSLLKQGEGFAVYAAKSKAPRNPLAKWAVGEGPLNEFAFSPDGRHLACVSQDGCLRIFHFDSMLLRGLMKSYFGGLLCVCWSPDGRYVVTGGEDDLVTVWSFTEGRVVARGHGHKSWVNAVAFDPYTTRAEEVAVAASGDMERSCEEEEEPEAVGTSSGGGAPLSPLPKASPITYRFGSAGQDTQFCLWDLTEDVLYPHPPLARTRTLPGTPGTTPPATSSSQPGEPGSGPLPRSLSRSNSLPHPAGSGKAGSASTATEPGTPFSIGRFATLTLQERRDRGAEKEHKRYHSLGNISRGGGGGTGGGDKPSGPAPRSRLDPAKVLGTALCPRIHEVPLLEPLVCKKIAQERLTVLLFLEDCIITACQEGLICTWARPGKAGISSQPGNSPSGTVV